The segment TCCACACTGGTCGCCTCCTTGCTGCTGATGGGCGTGTGCACCACGCTGATCGGCGTGCTGCCAGGTTACGCCACGATCGGCGCCTGGGCTCCGATCCTGCTGTGCGTGCTGCGCTTCGGTCAGGGGCTCGGGTTGGGCGGGGAATGGGGCGGCGCAGCATTGCTGGCCACCGAGAACGCTCCCAAAGGCAAGCGCGCCTGGTATGGCATGTTCCCGCAACTGGGGCCCTCGATCGGGTTTCTGGCAGCCAACGGCCTGTTCCTGATTCTGGCCATGAGCCTGAGCGATGAGCAGTTCCGCTCATGGGGCTGGCGCATCCCCTTCCTGCTGAGTGCGGCGCTGGTGATGGTCGGCTTGTATGTGCGCCTGAAACTGGAAGAAACACCGGTGTTTGCCAAAGCCGTAGCGCAACACGAGCGGGTGAAAATGCCCATCGTTGAGCTCTTCAGCCAATACTGGGCACCGATGCTGCTGGGCGCCGCCTCCATGGTCGTGTGCTATGCACTGTTCTATATCTCGACCGTGTTTTCGCTTAGTTATGGCGTGTCCACGCTGGGCTATACCCGCGAGACCTTCCTCGGCCTGCTGTGCTTTGCCGTGCTGTTCATGGCCGCTGCAACACCTCTTTCAGCCTGGGCCAGCGATAGATATGGACGCAAGCCGGTGCTGATTGTCGGCGGTGTACTGGCGATCTTGTCGGGCTTTCTGATGGAGCCTCTGCTCACCCAGGGTTCGACCTGGGGCGTGGCGCTGTTTCTGTGCATCGAGCTGTTTCTGATGGGCGTGACCTTTGCCCCCATGGGCGCCCTGCTGCCTGAACTGTTCCCGACCCGCGTGCGCTATACCGGCGCATCGGCGGCGTACAACCTGGGCGGGATTGTGGGCGCATCGGCCGCACCGTTCTTTGCCCAGAAGCTGGTGAGCATGGGCGGTTTGAGCTGGGTGGGCGGGTATGTTTCGGGTGCGGCAGTGCTCAGCCTGATCGCTGTGCTGTGCCTGAAAGAAACGAAAGAGGCTGACCTGAACAAGGTGGCCTGATCGGCGCAGGAAATCCGTAATCGCTGTCGAGGCACGAAGGCTGCGAGCTCTTAAAGTTTAAAAGCTCGCAGCCTTCGTGCCTCGGCAGCGACTACGGGGATGTTTTTTTTACAGCTCGACCACTACAGCCTTGGCTGCACGGGTCGCCTTGGCGCGTGCAGCTTCAATCGACTCATCACGGGCCAGGGCCACGCCCATGCGGCGCTGGCCATTGACCTCTGGCTTGCCGAACAGGCGCAAGGCCGTATCCGGCTCGCTCAAGGCCGCACCCAGGTTGGAGAACGCAGTCTGGGTCGACTGCCCTTCCACCAGAATCACCGCCGAGGCCGATGGCCCGAACTGACGGATCAGCGGAATCGGCAAGCCCAGAATCGCTCGTGCATGCAGGGCGAACTGGGACAAGTCCTGGGAAATCAGCGTAACCAGACCGGTATCGTGCGGGCGCGGCGAGACTTCGCTGAACCACACCTGATCGCCCTTAATGAACAGCTCAACGCCAAACAGGCCGCGGCCGCCCAGCGCCTCGGTCACGGCTTTGGCAACACGCTCGGACTCGGCCAGAGCAATCGGGCTCATGGCCTGCGGCTGCCAGGACTCCTGGTAGTCGCCCTTCTCCTGACGGTGACCGACCGGCGCGCAGAACGTGGTGCCACCGATGTGGCGTACGGTCAGCAGGGTGATTTCGTAGTCGAAGTCGATAAAGCCTTCGACAATGACCCGCCCCTTGCCCGCACGACCGCCTTCTTGTGCGTAGTCCCAGGCAGCTTTCACATCATCAGTGCTGCGCAGCAGGCTCTGGCCCTTGCCCGACGAGCTCATCACCGGCTTGACCACACACGGGAAGCCCAGGTCCAGCACGGCGGCGCTGTAGTCTTCAAAGGTATCGGCAAAGTGATACGGCGAGGTTGGCAGGTCCAACTCTTCTGCCGCCAGACGTCGAATGCCTTCTCGGTTCATGGTCAGCGAAGTGGCGCGGGCGGTCGGAATGACGGTAAAGCCTTCGGCTTCCAGCTCAACCAGGGTCGCGGTGGCAATGGCTTCGATTTCAGGAACAATAAAGTGCGGCTTTTCTGCTTCGATCACGGCACGCAAGGCTGCGCCATCGAGCATATTGATGACGTGGCTGCGATGGGCAACCTGCATGGCCGGTGCGTTGGCATAGCGATCGACAGCGATCACTTCGACCCCCAGACGCTGCAATTCGATGACAACTTCTTTGCCCAGTTCGCCGCAGCCACACAGCAATACGCGGGTCGCGGTCGGCGACAGTGGGGTTCCGATACGGGTCATTTCAGGTCCTCATGGAAACAAATCATCGAAGGCGCGCACACAACCTGCGCCTGCAGGGGAAGAAAGGCCGGCATTTTACCTGACTAAACGGCGGCTTTGCGCAGTCGCCAGGCCATTGCCAGCCACACACAGGTCACTCCGGCAAATTTCGACGCCATGGCGATGAGAATCACGCCCGGGGTAAACGCATCGATCATGCCGAAAAAGATAAAGGTATCAATCGGGATACTCAGCGCAGAGCTGATCCACAAGCGGTCATGCAAGGGTCGCTTGGTGATGCTGAACACCAGCCAGTCGATGCATTCGGAGACGGCGAACGCGGTGGCGCTGGCCAGGGCAATCGAAGGGTCAGAGGTGATGTATGACAGCACCAGTGCCGCCAGCATGGCCAACAGCGCACCGTGGCCAAAGCGGGTTTGCACCATGTCGCGCAAAACAAACACCAGCCCGCCCCAGGCCGACCAGATAATGTCCAGGTGCGGCGCCGTTGAGAACGCGAAGTTGATCAGCACGACGCTGGCGATATAAGCGATAAGAAACAGCATGGGAGCGGGCGACACCTCTGAATAAGGCGCACAGGGTACTTGAGTCGCACCCGATTTTGTACCCGCCACATGCCCCTGTGACAGCGGTATTTGTCAGGTACTGGCGCCCTGCATCCACACCAGGCCACTGGACTTGGCCCGCTCATGACACAGCACCAGCACTTCCCGGCGCTCGACGTTGGTCATGCGGCTCCAACGGGTGATTTCAGCCACGGTACGCTGACAACCACTGCACACATCGTCGTCATCCAATGCGCAAATGTTCACACAGGGAGAGGCGACCGGGCGCTCCACTTCAGTCATTGCTCTGCACCTTCAAATCACGGGCATAACGCTGGCCGTTCTGCACGTAATGCGCGGCACTGGCCTCCAGCAGTTTTTTCTGTTCGTCGGTCAAGTCACGCACCACCTTGCCCGGCGACCCCATGACCAGAGAACCGTCCGGGATTTCCTTGCCTTCGCCAATCAGCGAGTTGGCGCCAATGATGCAATGCTTGCCGATTCTGGCGCCATTGAGGATGACTGCATTGATCCCGATCAGGCTGTAATCTCCCACCGTGCAACCATGCAACATGGCGTTATGGCCAATGGTCACCCCCGTCCCCAGGGTCAGCGGGTAGCCCATATCGGTATGCATCACCGCGCCATCTTGCACGTTACTGTTCTTGCCAATCAGGATCAGCTCGTTATCACCGCGCAACACGGCGTTGAACCAGACACTGGCACCCTCCTCCAGGCGCACCTTGCCGATCAGGGTGGCGTTGGGCGCGGTCCAGCTTTCTGGATGGGTTTCGACGAGCGAGTCGCCCAGGCTGTATTTCATGCAGATGTCCTCAAGGCAGCGTGGCCGTCTGCTGACGGCTCTAGATTGGAATGGAACGCTCAGGCGGGGTATGCAGATTGATATTGACGTCGTCGTACAGCAGGTTCATCAGCTCAACGATCATGATTGCCGTGAGCCCCCAGATTTTATAAACCCCAAAACGGTAGCTCGGCACATACCAGCTGCGCCCCTGATAATCGATGCGATGGGTGTGCTCACGGGGGTCCTGGCGAAAAAACTCCAGAGGTACGCTGAACACGGCAGCAATTTCGGCGTCGTTGGCCAGGTATTCAACGTAGTCCGGGACGAGGCCAACGTAGGGCGTTACACGGATACCGTGCAACGAAATCAAAGGGCTCAGCGGCCCGATGACTTCGACCAGCCCGGGCGGCAGACCGATCTCTTCTTCGGCCTCACGCAGGGCGGTAAATACCAGATCCGGGTCTTCAGGATCGCGGCGCCCGCCCGGGAAAGCCACTTCACCGCCGTGGGTCGACAACCCGCTGGCACGCAGGGTCAGAATCAGTTCGGGTTCAGCGCTGCGCGTCACCGGCAACAGCACGGCAGCCTCGGGGAAATTCCGTTCCGTTTCCAGCGTGCGCGGGGTGTAGCGGCTTACACGGCCAAGCAGCTCGTCCAGCATAGGTCATCTCGATCCGTCACTTATCGGGCATCATGCACCAAATCGTGGGCAGCACCCAAGCCCCACAGTGTCGCAGCCGCCATATCGCACTTGCCGCGAGGCCGCCTCAGCCCCCAAGATAGGCGCCAGAGCCAGAGACCCCAGCATGAAATTTTGCAGCCAGTGCGGCCACTCCGTCAGCCAACACATCCCTCAAGGCGATTCACGCCTGCGGTATGTGTGCGACCACTGCCAGACCATTCACTATCAGAACCCGAATATCGTTGCCGGCTGCCTGCCGACCTGGGGCACACAAGTGCTGTTGTGCCGTCGCGCCATCGAGCCGCGCAAAGGCTACTGGACGCTGCCCGCAGGTTTCATGGAAAACGGCGAGACGGTCGAAAATGCAGCCCGACGTGAAACCCTCGAAGAAGCCTGCGCTGCAGTTGAAAACCTGAATATCTACACCCTGATCGATGTACCGCACATTAATCAGGTGCATATTTTTTATCGTGCCGAGCTGCAAAGCCTCGATTTTTCAGCCGGTGAAGAGAGCCTTGAAGTCCGGCTTTTTGAAGAAGCTGACATCCCTTGGTCAGAGCTGGCTTTCCGCACGGTCAGCCGTACCCTAGAATGTTTTTTCGCTGACCGCCGGGACAACACCTACCCCGTGCGCAGCGAGGCTGTAGCGCCCCTGTCCAGCCTGATCAAACCCCAACAATAATGCTGTTCGCCTTGCACCTCAGGAATATCCCTCTAATGCGTTGGTTGCTCGCTGCTCTTTGCTTTTCATTTGCCGTTACCTGCCAGGCTTCTGTTGTCATCACCGTAAACGGCAAACCCGTCGATAAGAATCAGGTACTCCAGTCAACCCCATCGGCACCCTCTGCGCACGCCGGGCAAAGTATCGACAAGGTTCTTGTGCTCAAGTCTGCCCGCAAGTTGCAACTGATCAGCGATGGCAAACCGATCAAGACCTACCGCATCTCCCTGGGCAAACAACCCAAGGGGCCAAAAATGCGCGAGGGAGACAAACGCACACCTGAGGGGCTGTACTGGGTCGACTGGCGCAAAAAAAGCGACAAGTTCAACCTGGCCATGCACATCAACTACCCCAATATCAGCGACGCGGCCACCGCCCGGCGTGAAGGCGTGAACCCCGGGTCGATGATCATGATCCACGGCACGCCGGACAGCGAAGAAAACCCTGAAGAACTGTTCCACACCCTGGACTGGACCGATGGCTGCATCGCAATGAAAAACCACGAAATGCGCGAAGTCTGGAACCTGGTCAAGGACGGCACGATGGTTGAAATCCGCCCTTAGCCCCACGCCACGCACATAACAAAAAACCCGCTGACCGTTACCGGTCCAGCGGGTTTTTTATACGCATTGCAGCTAGAGATCAGCCAAACGCCACACTTCATAAGCGGGCGTTTCATACGGGTGGCTGTGCTTGAGCGCAGCCACCACGTCGTGGACAAGATCGTCTGCGACGACCAGCTCAACTTTCCATTCCCCGACATATTCGACCTGGCCGGTTTGCCCGATAAACGGCTGACTGCCGTCCAGCGCGCGAAACTGGCCCTGGCCCAAGGTCTGCCAGGCGCAGTGGTCATAATTGCCGATTCGTCCGCCACCGGCGGCGAATACGGCATTTTTGACCACGTCCACGTGGCTTGGGGGAACGAAGAAGCTGAGCTTGTACATCGCTTTTAATCTACCCAGCCTTTAATTGACCCAAGCACGAGCGTTACGGAACATGCGCAACCACGGCGCATCTTCGTTCCACTCTTCTGGACGCCACGAGTTCTGCACGGCGCGGAAGACACGCTCAGGGTGCGGCATCATGATGGTGACACGCCCGTCACTGCTGGTCAGGCCGGTAATCCCGCGCGGCGAGCCGTTCGGGTTGGCCGGGTAGTTTTCAGTGACCTTGCCGTGGTTGTCGACGAAACGCAGCGCCACAGAACCGGACAGATCCGCTTGCAGCATGGCTTCTTCGCTGGCGAACTCGGCATGACCTTCACCGTGAGCAATGGCGATTGGCATGCGCGAACCGGCCATGCCCTGCAGGAAGATCGAGTTCGACTCCTGCACCTGGACCATCGCCACACGGGCTTCGAACTGCTCGGAGCGGTTGCGCACGAAGTGTGGCCACAGCTCGCTGCCCGGAATCAATTCGCTCAGGTTGGACATCATCTGGCAACCGTTGCACACACCCAGGGAGAAGCTGTCGGTACGCTCAAAGAAGCTCTGGAACGCATCACGGGCACGGGCATTGAACAGAGCCGACTTGGCCCAGCCTTCACCGGCACCCAGCACGTCTCCGTAGGAGAAACCACCGCAGGCAACCAGGCCCTTGAACTCGTTCAGGTCGACACGGCCGGCCAGAATGTCGCTCATGTGGACGTCGATGGCATTGAAGCCGGCGCGATCGAACGCCGCTGCCATTTCAACCTGACCGTTTACACCCTGCTCACGCAGTACGGCCACTTGAGGGCGAATGCCTGTCTTGATGTACGGCGCGCTGATGTTCTCGTTGACATCAAAGCTCAGCTTGACGCTCAGGCCCGGATTGTCTTCTTCAAGCAACACGGCGAACTCTTGCTCCGCGCACTCGGCGTTGTCGCGCATACGCTGGATCTGGTAGCTGGTTTCAGCCCACTGACGTTGCAGCAGACGGCGCTGACCTTCAAACACGGTCTCGCCATTGAACTCGATGCTTACATCGTCACAGTTGCGCGGCTGGCCAATGACCGATACGCAGTCGCCCAAACCGGCAGCGCTGAACTGCGCAAGGATGTCTGCCATGGAGTCCTGGCGAACCTGGATCACTGCACCCAACTCTTCGTTGAACAGGATCGCAGGAATGTCGGCAGCGGTTTCAGCCAGGCCGTCGAGGACCAGGTTGACACCACAGTGACCGGCAAACGCCATTTCCATCACGCTGGTCAGCAAACCACCGTCGGAACGGTCGTGGTAAGCCAGCAGATGGCCGTCGGCATTCAAGCCCTGGATCACGGCGAAGAAAGCCTTGAGGTCTTCTGCGTCATCCACGTCGGGAGCCTGTTTACCCAGCTTGCCGTAGGTTTGAGCCAGGATGGAGGCGCCCATACGGTTTTGGCCACGACCCAGATCGATCAGAACCAGATCGGTCAGGCCCTTGTCCATGCGCAGCACGGGGGTCAGGGTCTGGCGCACATCGAGCACCGGGGCAAAACCGGTAACGACCAACGACAGCGGCGAGGTGACCGTCTTGTCAGTACCCTCTTCGCTCCAGCGGGTTTGCATGGACATCGAGTCCTTGCCCACCGGAATGGTGATGCCCAGCTCAGGGCACAGCTCCATGCCGACCGCTTTAACGGTGTCGTACAGGCGGGCGTCTTCACCCGGGTGACCAGCAGCGGACATCCAGTTGGCAGACAGCTTGATGTCACTGATCTTGCCGATCCGCGAAGCTGCGATGTTGGTCAGGGTTTCGCCGATCGCCATGCGGCCCGATGCCGGGGCATCCAGCAGTGCCAGCGGAGTACGCTCGCCCATGGCCATGGCTTCACCGGTGTAGACGTCGAAGCTGGTGGCGGTGACGGCAACGTCAGCCACAGGCACCTGCCACGGACCCACCATCTGGTCGCGAGCAACCAGGCCGGTGATGGTACGGTCGCCGATGGTGATCAGGAAGCTCTTGCTCGCTACAGCCGGGTGATGCAGGACGCGTTCAACACATTCACCGATGTTCAGCGCTGCCGGGTCGAAATCATCGCCCAGCTCTGCTTCACGCACTGCTGAACGGTGCATGCGCGGCGCCTTGCCCAGCAACACTTCCAGTGGCATGTCCACCGGGTTGTTGCCGAAGTGGCTGTCGGTGACGGTCAGTTGCGGCTCGGCAGTGGCTTCGCCGACGACGGCAAACGGGCAACGCTCGCGTTCGCAAATCGCCTGGAAGCGGTCGAAATCTTCGACGCCCACGGCCAGAACGTAACGTTCCTGGGATTCGTTGCTCCAGATTTCGTGCGGGGCCATGCCCGGCTCGTCGTTTGGAATATTGCGCAGTTCAAAACGACCGCCACGCTCACCGTCGTTCACCAACTCCGGGAAAGCGTTGGACAGACCGCCCGCACCCACGTCGTGGATGAAGCTGATCGGGTTTTTGTCGCCCAGCTGCCAGCAACGGTCGATCACTTCCTGGCAACGACGTTCCATTTCCGGGTTTTCGCGCTGAACCGAAGCGAAGTCCAGGTCAGCCGAGCTTGCGCCGGTGGCCATCGAGGAAGCCGCGCCGCCGCCCAGGCCGATCAACATCGCCGGGCCACCGAGCACGATCAGCTTGGAGCCAACCGTGATTTCGGCTTTCTGCACGTGTTCGGCGCGGATGTTGCCCATGCCGCCAGCCAGCATGATGGGCTTGTGGTAACCACGGACTTCTTCGCCGCGGGGAGTCGTGATGGACTGCTCGAAGGTACGGAAGTAACCGGTCAGGGCCGGACGACCGAATTCGTTGTTGAACGCAGCACCGCCCAGAGGGCCTTCGATCATGATGTCCAGCGCGGTAACAATGCGCTCTGGCTTGCCGTACGGCACTTCCCACGGCTGTACAAAGCCTGGGATCTGCAGGTTGGATACGGTAAAGCCGGTCAGGCCAGCCTTGGGCTTGGCACCACGACCGGTTGCGCCTTCGTCACGAATCTCGCCACCGGAACCGGTCGCAGCACCCGGGAACGGGGCGATTGCGGTTGGGTGGTTGTGAGTTTCGACCTTCATCAGGATGTGTACAGGCTCCTGCACCGCGCCGTACTGGCGGGTTTCAGGGTCCGGGAAGAAACGCCCGGCAACACTGCCTACGATGACCGAAGCGTTGTCCTTATAAGCAGACAGAACGCCCTCGCTGTGCATCACGTAGGTGTTCTTGATCATGCCAAACAGGCTTTTGTCCTGGCTCTGGCCGTCAATATCCCAACTGGCGTTGAAGATCTTGTGACGGCAATGCTCGGAGTTGGCCTGGGCAAACATCATCAGTTCGATGTCGTGCGGGTTGCGACCCAAACCATTGAAGGCGTTGACCAGATAGTCGATTTCGTCTTCAGCCAGTGCCAGACCCAACTCGACGTTGGCTTTTTCCAGCGCGGCGCGACCGCCACCCAGCACGTCAATCGCTGTCAGCGGCTTGGGCTCGGCGTGACTGAACAGACCGCTGGCCTGCTCGAGATTACCCAGCACGATTTGCGTCATGCGGTCATGCAGTGCAGCACCAATCAGCTCGGCATCAGCGTCGCTGAACTGGCCAGCCACGTAGAACGCAATGCCTCGCTCCAGGCGCTGGACTTTAGCCAGGCCACAGTTGCGGGCAATGTCGCTGGCCTTGCTGGACCAGGGGGAAATGGTGCCAAACCGCGGCAACACCAGGAACAGTCGGCCGCTCGGCTCTTGGACCGGTACGCTTGGACCGTACTTCAGGAGACGAGCCAGTACCTGCTGTTCATCGCTGGTCAGCTCACCGGTCGTTTCGGCAAAGTGGGCGAATTCAGCATACAAACCAGTGACAGCCGGAACCTTCAGGCTCAGTTGTACAAGGAGTTTGCTGTGGCGAAAGGCAGAAAGGGCAGGAGCGCCGCGCAGGATCAACATCTTCGGGACAGCCTCGGGAGGGGTATGCTTTGAGGCCCGGCATTCTAGCCTAAACCGTTCGCCTCGGCACCCGAAACGGTACACCTGACGCACACCAGACGTCGCTAATCGACCAAACCCTTATTCTTTATAGCTATCAGCCGCTTCAGAGATGGTCTTTTATGATCTTTAGACAGTGACCCGACCCCCATTCCACAGGGGTTTCAGGGTTTTTTGCAGCCAATATCAGAATGATCAAAAATTGTCGAGATATGGCACCTGCGCAGCTTTGCGTATACTGCGCGGATGTTTTCTCTAACTGTATTCCGCCAGCGCTGCGCCAGATGGCTCTTCGCAACCGGACTCTTCCTGATGCTCGGTGCCTGCGTTGAAAAACCCAGCACCCTTGAGCGCGTAAAGGAGGACGGGGTACTGCGGGTGATCACCCGTAACAGCCCGGCGACCTATTTCGAGGATCGCAATGGCGAAACCGGCTTTGAATATGAGCTGGTGAAGCGCTTTGCCGACGATCTGGGGGTAGAGCTTAAAATCGAAACGGCTGACAACCTGGATGAAATGTTCAATCAGTTGAGCCAACCCGACGGCCCTGTTTTGGCTGCTGCCGGTCTGGTCAGCAGCGAGAAGCGCCTGCAACAAGCCAAGTTCTCCCACCCGTACCTTGAAGTCACGCCGCAGATCATCTATCGCAACGGGCAATCGCGTCCGACCTCCCCAGCCGATCTGGTTGGCAAACGCATCACCGTACTTAAAGGCAGCTCCCACGCCGAGCAGCTTGCCGAACTCAAGAAGCAATACCCCGGGATTGAATACGACGAGTCCGACGCTGTCGAAGTCGTTGACTTGCTGCGCATGGTCGATGAAGGCCAGATCGACCTCACACTCGTCGACTCCAACGAAGTGGCCATGAACCAGGTGTACTTCCCCAATGTTCGTGTGGCATTTGATCTGGGCGACGCACGCAGCCAGCGCTGGGCAGTTGCCGCAGGTGAAGACAACAGCCTGCTCAACGAGATCAATGCGTACCTGGACAAGGTCGAGAAGAACGGCACCCTGCAACGCCTCAAAGACCGCTATTACGGGCACGTGGATGTACTGGGCTACGTGGGTGCCTACACCTTCGCCCAGCACCTGCAGCAGCGTCTGCCCAAGTATGAAAAGTTCTTCAAGGATGCCGCAAAAAAAGAACAGATCGACTGGCGCCTGCTCGCAGCCATGGGCTACCAGGAATCATTGTGGCAGCCCACGGTAACGTCCAAGACCGGCGTTCGCGGACTGATGATGCTGACCCAGAACACTGCGCAAGCCATGGGCGTTTCCAACCGCCTGGATGCAAAGCAGAGCATCATGGGCGGCGCCAAATACCTCGCGCTGATCAAGAGCGAGCTGGACGATGACATTGAGGAGCCTGACCGCACGTGGTTTGCGCTGGCGGCCTACAACGTTGGCGGCGGACATCTGGAAGACGCACGCAAACTGGCCAAGAAAGAAGGCCTGAACCCGAACAAGTGGCTGGACGTGAAGAAGATGCTGCCTCGCCTTGCGCAGAAGCAGTGGTACAGCAAGACACGCTATGGCTACGCACGAGGCGGTGAGCCGGTGCATTTTGTGGCCAACATCCGTCGTTACTACGACATCCTGACATGGGCCACACAGCCGCAACTTGAAGGCGATCAGGCTGCTGACAGCAAGCTGCACATCCCCGGTATCGACAAGACCAAGCCCAAGGAAGAGCCACAGCTGTAGAGCGATTCATGTGCCGTAGTCGCTGCCGAGGAACGAAGGCTGCGAGCTTTATCGCGATGCTCGTAAAATCAAGAGCTCGCAGCCTTCGTTCCTCGACAGCGACTACGGGTCAGTATCAGATCCGCACCTGATCTACTTAAACCTTAGCAGCAGCCACTATCAGCGCTTTCATCTCGGCCACAGCAGATCTGAAGCCCACGAACAACGCATGCGCCACCAGCGCATGGCCAATGTTCAACTCGTTAATCCCCTTGATTGCCGCTACCGCTTCCACGTTGTGGTAGTGCAAGCCGTGGCCGGCGTTGACGATCAACCCCTGGGCCAGACCAAACGCCACCCCCTGTGCCACGCGCTGCAACTCTTCAGCGACGTCGGAAGGGGTTTGCGCGTCGGCATAGCGGCCAGTGTGCAGTTCGATAGCAGGTGCACCGACACGCCTTGACGCTTCAATCTGACGCTCGTCCGCATCGATGAACAGCGACACTTCACAACCGATTTTGGCCAGACGCTCGACAGCGGCTTTGATCCGCGCCTCTTGCCCGGCTACATCCAGACCACCTTCAGTGGTCAGCTCCTGACGGGTTTCGGGCACCAGGCAGATATGAGCCGGGCGAATGTGCTCGGCAAATACCATCATTTCTTCAGTCACGCCCATTTCGAAGTTCATGCGCGTTTGCAGCACGTCCTTGAGCAGCAGCACATCACGCTC is part of the Pseudomonas sp. ML2-2023-3 genome and harbors:
- the purL gene encoding phosphoribosylformylglycinamidine synthase; this translates as MLILRGAPALSAFRHSKLLVQLSLKVPAVTGLYAEFAHFAETTGELTSDEQQVLARLLKYGPSVPVQEPSGRLFLVLPRFGTISPWSSKASDIARNCGLAKVQRLERGIAFYVAGQFSDADAELIGAALHDRMTQIVLGNLEQASGLFSHAEPKPLTAIDVLGGGRAALEKANVELGLALAEDEIDYLVNAFNGLGRNPHDIELMMFAQANSEHCRHKIFNASWDIDGQSQDKSLFGMIKNTYVMHSEGVLSAYKDNASVIVGSVAGRFFPDPETRQYGAVQEPVHILMKVETHNHPTAIAPFPGAATGSGGEIRDEGATGRGAKPKAGLTGFTVSNLQIPGFVQPWEVPYGKPERIVTALDIMIEGPLGGAAFNNEFGRPALTGYFRTFEQSITTPRGEEVRGYHKPIMLAGGMGNIRAEHVQKAEITVGSKLIVLGGPAMLIGLGGGAASSMATGASSADLDFASVQRENPEMERRCQEVIDRCWQLGDKNPISFIHDVGAGGLSNAFPELVNDGERGGRFELRNIPNDEPGMAPHEIWSNESQERYVLAVGVEDFDRFQAICERERCPFAVVGEATAEPQLTVTDSHFGNNPVDMPLEVLLGKAPRMHRSAVREAELGDDFDPAALNIGECVERVLHHPAVASKSFLITIGDRTITGLVARDQMVGPWQVPVADVAVTATSFDVYTGEAMAMGERTPLALLDAPASGRMAIGETLTNIAASRIGKISDIKLSANWMSAAGHPGEDARLYDTVKAVGMELCPELGITIPVGKDSMSMQTRWSEEGTDKTVTSPLSLVVTGFAPVLDVRQTLTPVLRMDKGLTDLVLIDLGRGQNRMGASILAQTYGKLGKQAPDVDDAEDLKAFFAVIQGLNADGHLLAYHDRSDGGLLTSVMEMAFAGHCGVNLVLDGLAETAADIPAILFNEELGAVIQVRQDSMADILAQFSAAGLGDCVSVIGQPRNCDDVSIEFNGETVFEGQRRLLQRQWAETSYQIQRMRDNAECAEQEFAVLLEEDNPGLSVKLSFDVNENISAPYIKTGIRPQVAVLREQGVNGQVEMAAAFDRAGFNAIDVHMSDILAGRVDLNEFKGLVACGGFSYGDVLGAGEGWAKSALFNARARDAFQSFFERTDSFSLGVCNGCQMMSNLSELIPGSELWPHFVRNRSEQFEARVAMVQVQESNSIFLQGMAGSRMPIAIAHGEGHAEFASEEAMLQADLSGSVALRFVDNHGKVTENYPANPNGSPRGITGLTSSDGRVTIMMPHPERVFRAVQNSWRPEEWNEDAPWLRMFRNARAWVN
- the mltF gene encoding membrane-bound lytic murein transglycosylase MltF, which produces MFSLTVFRQRCARWLFATGLFLMLGACVEKPSTLERVKEDGVLRVITRNSPATYFEDRNGETGFEYELVKRFADDLGVELKIETADNLDEMFNQLSQPDGPVLAAAGLVSSEKRLQQAKFSHPYLEVTPQIIYRNGQSRPTSPADLVGKRITVLKGSSHAEQLAELKKQYPGIEYDESDAVEVVDLLRMVDEGQIDLTLVDSNEVAMNQVYFPNVRVAFDLGDARSQRWAVAAGEDNSLLNEINAYLDKVEKNGTLQRLKDRYYGHVDVLGYVGAYTFAQHLQQRLPKYEKFFKDAAKKEQIDWRLLAAMGYQESLWQPTVTSKTGVRGLMMLTQNTAQAMGVSNRLDAKQSIMGGAKYLALIKSELDDDIEEPDRTWFALAAYNVGGGHLEDARKLAKKEGLNPNKWLDVKKMLPRLAQKQWYSKTRYGYARGGEPVHFVANIRRYYDILTWATQPQLEGDQAADSKLHIPGIDKTKPKEEPQL
- the pdxJ gene encoding pyridoxine 5'-phosphate synthase, whose translation is MTQSNRILLGVNIDHVATLRQARGTRYPDPVKAALDAEEAGADGITVHLREDRRHIQERDVLLLKDVLQTRMNFEMGVTEEMMVFAEHIRPAHICLVPETRQELTTEGGLDVAGQEARIKAAVERLAKIGCEVSLFIDADERQIEASRRVGAPAIELHTGRYADAQTPSDVAEELQRVAQGVAFGLAQGLIVNAGHGLHYHNVEAVAAIKGINELNIGHALVAHALFVGFRSAVAEMKALIVAAAKV